Proteins encoded in a region of the Victivallis lenta genome:
- a CDS encoding type I restriction endonuclease subunit R, whose product MAYTEANYENAVIQLIEQLGYTHVYGPDVVRDYTDPLYSDVLEGALIAVNPGIPQAAINEALFKLRNIENGKLEQRNIIFTDYLQNGIEVAYFHNGEQKYERVHLIDYAHIDRNSFIVANQWTFQEHSEKRPDVVIFVNGLPLVVIELKSPSREETDASEAYRQLRNYMLEIPSFFVYNAFCVMSDMAETRVGTITSGEDRFMQWKTVDGETESTAFADFNVLFEGMLEKQRFFDILRNFICFSRDNGNDAKILAGYHQFYAVRKAVVSTVNATQTDGRGGVFWHTQGSGKSLSMVFYAHLLQQELNSPTIVVLTDRNDLDDQLYGQFSKCQEFLRQIPQQASSRENLKELLANREANGIIFTTMQKFEESDSALSQRRNIVVMADEAHRGQYGFEKINEDGKIHIGTARIIRDSLPNATFIGFTGTPISQKDRNTREVFGDYIDIYDMTQAVEDGATRPVFYESRVIHLNLDEKILKKIDSEYELLAQNAEEHAIEKSKKELGQMESILGAPQTIEALCNDIVDHYENYRAQELTGKAMIVAYSRPIAMDIYRKLLEMRPAWNEKIAVVMTSGNDDPEEWRSIIGNKSRKDELARKFKDNDDPLKIAIVVDMWLTGFDVPSLATMYVYKPMSGHNLMQAIARVNRVFKNKEGGLVVDYVGIASALKQAMNDYSKRDQSNYGDTDIGKAVLPKFQEKLEVCRDLFHGFDYANFMDGTDLQRSQLIIGGVNFLSDPKEPKKKELFIKEGLLLRQALSLCRSIVPQNERYEAAFFEAVRTMLTRITGNPKHFSLKEINERINELLKQSIKSDGVINLFADVKEGFSLFDPKFLEEISKMKEKNVAIEILKKLIAEQVSVYRRTNVVKSELFSEKLQRAMNAYLNGMLTNEEVIEELKKMAAEIAAAAASSNQLGLSVEEIAFYDALTKPQAVKDFYDNDQLVAITKELTEMLRSNRTVDWQKKETARAKMRSMVKRLLKKYKYPPEGQEEALETVISQCEMWTDNSLL is encoded by the coding sequence ATGGCATATACAGAAGCAAATTATGAAAATGCGGTGATCCAGCTGATTGAACAGCTCGGATATACCCATGTTTACGGGCCGGATGTGGTTCGGGACTATACCGATCCGTTGTATTCGGATGTTTTGGAAGGGGCTCTTATCGCTGTCAATCCTGGTATTCCTCAGGCGGCGATCAACGAAGCCTTGTTCAAACTCCGCAATATCGAAAACGGCAAACTGGAACAGCGGAATATCATTTTTACTGATTATCTGCAAAATGGTATTGAGGTAGCCTATTTTCATAACGGCGAGCAGAAATATGAGCGTGTTCACCTGATCGACTATGCCCATATTGACCGCAACAGTTTTATTGTCGCCAATCAATGGACCTTTCAGGAACACTCCGAAAAACGCCCCGATGTGGTAATCTTTGTCAATGGTCTGCCGCTGGTCGTTATTGAACTCAAATCTCCGTCAAGAGAAGAAACCGATGCCTCGGAAGCATACCGGCAGCTCCGCAACTATATGCTGGAAATTCCGTCATTCTTTGTTTACAATGCTTTCTGTGTTATGAGCGATATGGCGGAAACCCGTGTCGGAACGATCACCTCCGGCGAAGATCGTTTTATGCAATGGAAAACCGTTGACGGCGAAACCGAAAGCACAGCCTTTGCTGACTTTAATGTGCTTTTTGAAGGAATGTTGGAAAAACAGCGTTTCTTTGACATTTTGCGGAACTTCATTTGCTTTTCCCGCGACAATGGCAATGATGCGAAAATCCTCGCTGGTTATCACCAGTTCTATGCTGTCCGCAAAGCTGTTGTTTCCACCGTTAATGCCACACAGACCGACGGGCGCGGCGGCGTTTTCTGGCACACACAGGGCAGCGGTAAATCCCTGTCTATGGTCTTTTATGCCCACTTGCTCCAGCAGGAACTCAACAGTCCCACCATTGTTGTATTGACCGACCGCAATGACCTTGACGATCAGCTCTACGGACAGTTTTCCAAGTGTCAGGAGTTCCTCCGGCAGATTCCGCAGCAGGCTTCCAGCCGGGAGAACCTGAAAGAGCTGCTTGCCAATCGGGAAGCAAACGGCATTATTTTCACCACCATGCAGAAGTTTGAGGAATCCGATTCCGCACTTTCTCAGCGGCGCAACATTGTTGTAATGGCGGACGAAGCTCACCGGGGACAGTATGGTTTTGAAAAGATCAACGAGGACGGCAAAATTCATATCGGTACAGCCCGGATCATCCGCGACAGTCTCCCCAATGCCACATTTATCGGTTTTACCGGAACTCCGATCTCGCAAAAAGACCGCAACACCCGCGAGGTTTTCGGTGACTATATCGACATTTACGATATGACTCAGGCTGTGGAAGATGGCGCAACACGCCCTGTCTTTTACGAAAGCCGCGTGATTCATTTGAACCTTGACGAAAAGATCTTGAAAAAGATCGACTCTGAATATGAGCTTCTGGCACAAAACGCAGAAGAACACGCCATCGAAAAAAGCAAAAAAGAGCTGGGCCAAATGGAAAGCATCCTCGGAGCACCCCAGACCATAGAAGCTCTCTGCAATGACATTGTGGATCACTACGAAAACTACCGGGCGCAGGAATTGACCGGCAAAGCCATGATCGTGGCATACTCCCGACCGATTGCAATGGATATTTACCGGAAACTCCTCGAAATGCGTCCCGCTTGGAATGAAAAAATTGCAGTGGTGATGACTTCCGGCAACGACGATCCCGAAGAATGGCGCAGTATCATCGGCAACAAGTCCCGCAAAGATGAACTTGCCCGTAAGTTCAAAGACAACGACGATCCGCTGAAAATCGCTATCGTTGTTGATATGTGGCTCACCGGCTTTGATGTTCCGTCATTGGCGACGATGTACGTTTATAAGCCCATGTCCGGACACAATCTCATGCAGGCGATTGCCCGTGTTAATCGTGTGTTCAAAAATAAAGAAGGCGGTCTTGTGGTCGATTATGTCGGCATTGCCAGCGCATTGAAACAGGCGATGAACGACTATTCCAAACGCGACCAGAGCAACTACGGGGATACCGATATTGGCAAGGCTGTACTGCCCAAATTTCAGGAGAAACTGGAAGTTTGCCGGGATCTCTTTCACGGTTTCGATTATGCCAACTTTATGGACGGAACCGACCTTCAGCGTTCCCAACTTATCATTGGCGGCGTGAACTTCCTTTCCGATCCGAAAGAACCGAAAAAGAAAGAACTCTTTATCAAAGAAGGTCTGCTGCTTCGTCAGGCGTTGTCGCTTTGTCGCAGCATTGTTCCGCAAAACGAACGTTATGAAGCTGCTTTCTTTGAAGCCGTCAGAACCATGCTTACCCGTATTACCGGCAATCCCAAGCATTTCTCATTGAAAGAGATCAACGAACGGATCAATGAACTGCTGAAACAGAGTATCAAAAGCGACGGCGTTATCAACCTTTTTGCCGATGTAAAAGAAGGTTTTTCGCTTTTTGATCCAAAGTTCCTGGAAGAAATTTCCAAGATGAAGGAAAAGAATGTTGCTATTGAAATTCTGAAAAAACTGATCGCAGAACAGGTCTCGGTCTATCGTCGTACCAATGTGGTGAAATCGGAACTCTTTTCTGAAAAGCTCCAGCGGGCGATGAACGCTTACCTCAACGGTATGCTGACCAACGAAGAAGTGATCGAAGAACTGAAAAAGATGGCAGCCGAAATCGCCGCTGCCGCCGCCAGCAGTAATCAGCTTGGCTTATCCGTCGAAGAGATCGCGTTTTATGATGCCTTGACCAAACCGCAGGCAGTCAAAGACTTTTACGACAATGACCAGTTGGTGGCGATCACCAAAGAACTGACCGAAATGCTCCGAAGCAATCGAACCGTTGACTGGCAGAAAAAAGAAACCGCCAGAGCAAAAATGCGTTCAATGGTAAAACGCCTGCTGAAAAAATACAAATATCCGCCTGAAGGTCAGGAAGAAGCTCTGGAAACCGTAATCAGCCAGTGCGAAATGTGGACGGATAACTCGTTATTATAA
- the xerA gene encoding site-specific tyrosine recombinase/integron integrase yields MKEKLMKEIQQAMNGKLSDRQKEQLVTAMRSCLQKYQISEPVSPVDNTQEANNRLLTMFISAKQIEGCSGKTVIYYQETIGRFFAWIKKEITLIDTDDLRLYLAEYQQERNVSKVTIDNIRRILSSFFAWLEDEDYIVKSPVRRIHRIKTAKIIKEAFTDETIEVLRDTCSEIRNLAMVELLASSGMRVGELVKLNRTDINFNERSCIVFGKGSSEREVYFDARTKIHLWQYLNSRTDDNPALFVSLRSPHKRLEIGGVEFLLRKLGRIAAIENVHPHRFRRTLATRAIDKGMPIEQVQRLLGHKKIDTTMCYALVNQSNVKIAHRRYVG; encoded by the coding sequence ATGAAAGAAAAATTGATGAAGGAAATTCAACAGGCTATGAACGGAAAATTGAGCGATCGCCAGAAAGAACAGCTGGTGACCGCTATGCGGAGCTGTCTGCAAAAATACCAGATCTCCGAACCGGTCTCGCCTGTTGATAATACACAAGAAGCGAATAATCGCCTGTTGACCATGTTTATTTCGGCAAAGCAAATAGAAGGCTGTTCCGGGAAAACGGTCATTTATTATCAGGAAACAATAGGTCGCTTCTTTGCCTGGATCAAAAAAGAAATAACGCTGATTGATACCGACGATCTTCGCCTGTATCTGGCAGAATACCAACAGGAACGGAATGTCAGCAAGGTTACTATTGACAATATACGCCGGATTCTCTCCAGCTTTTTTGCCTGGCTTGAGGATGAAGATTATATCGTTAAAAGTCCGGTGCGGCGTATCCATCGGATCAAGACCGCAAAGATCATTAAAGAAGCGTTTACCGACGAAACCATTGAAGTTTTGCGTGATACTTGTTCTGAAATTCGCAACTTGGCAATGGTGGAACTGCTGGCTTCCTCCGGGATGCGTGTTGGAGAACTGGTCAAACTGAACCGAACGGATATAAACTTCAACGAGCGATCCTGCATCGTTTTCGGGAAAGGCAGCAGCGAACGGGAAGTTTATTTCGATGCCCGGACAAAGATTCATCTGTGGCAATATTTGAACAGCAGAACAGACGATAACCCGGCTCTTTTTGTTTCGCTGAGATCCCCGCACAAACGGCTGGAAATCGGCGGGGTTGAATTTCTACTCCGGAAGCTGGGGAGAATCGCTGCTATTGAAAATGTACATCCGCACCGGTTCCGGCGAACACTGGCAACACGTGCGATTGATAAAGGTATGCCAATTGAACAAGTCCAGCGTCTGCTTGGGCATAAAAAGATTGATACGACCATGTGCTATGCTCTGGTCAATCAAAGTAACGTAAAAATTGCTCACCGGAGGTATGTGGGATGA
- a CDS encoding restriction endonuclease subunit S encodes MNITKVKLSDICIGKGNYGIPASAVPFSEDLYTYLRITDINDDGTLNLADKKSVNDPKAKNYILKENDIVFARTGNSTGRSYFYDSRDGELVYAGFLIKFSLDHQKVNPLFIKYYAISEAYRGWIASFNTGSTRGNINAQTYANMEIPLPPRSQQDLTVDILSSLDSKIRWNTQINHNLEEQIRVLFEDFFINSQHCANWKQGTIADLGNVVGGSTPSKAKPEYYTSNGIAWITPKDLSGNKSKFISKGESDITPAGLRNSSAVIMPRGTVLFSSRAPIGYIAIAKNEITTNQGFKSVVPHLHIGTAFVYCFLKHNLPKIESMASGSTFKEVSGSVMKAIPAVIPAKEALMNFSTITQPLFDQQELLESENQRLTRLRDALLPKLMSGEIDVSEVEI; translated from the coding sequence ATGAATATAACAAAAGTAAAATTATCAGATATTTGCATTGGAAAAGGTAATTATGGTATCCCTGCTTCTGCGGTTCCATTTTCAGAGGATCTTTACACTTATCTGCGTATAACGGATATAAATGATGATGGAACATTGAATCTTGCCGATAAGAAATCTGTGAACGATCCCAAAGCAAAAAATTATATTCTGAAAGAGAATGACATTGTTTTTGCAAGAACTGGCAACAGTACGGGAAGAAGTTATTTTTACGACTCTCGGGATGGTGAACTTGTTTACGCAGGATTTTTGATTAAATTTTCTCTTGATCACCAGAAAGTGAATCCCTTGTTTATAAAATATTATGCCATTTCAGAAGCGTATCGTGGTTGGATCGCATCTTTTAACACTGGAAGTACACGCGGAAATATAAATGCTCAAACATACGCAAATATGGAGATTCCGCTTCCCCCGCGTTCACAACAGGATTTGACTGTCGATATTTTATCTTCTCTTGATTCAAAGATACGATGGAACACTCAGATAAACCATAATTTGGAAGAACAAATACGAGTGCTCTTTGAAGATTTTTTCATAAATTCGCAGCATTGTGCAAATTGGAAACAAGGTACTATTGCGGATCTGGGAAATGTTGTTGGCGGAAGTACCCCATCCAAAGCGAAGCCTGAATACTATACATCAAATGGAATTGCATGGATAACGCCTAAAGATTTGTCGGGAAACAAATCAAAGTTCATATCGAAGGGAGAGTCAGATATAACGCCAGCAGGATTGCGAAATAGCAGTGCTGTCATTATGCCACGCGGAACAGTATTGTTTAGTTCGAGAGCTCCTATCGGTTATATTGCTATTGCAAAAAATGAAATCACCACAAATCAAGGGTTCAAATCTGTTGTACCGCATTTACATATCGGAACTGCATTTGTTTATTGTTTTCTGAAGCACAATTTGCCTAAGATTGAATCAATGGCATCTGGTTCAACATTTAAAGAAGTGTCTGGCAGTGTAATGAAAGCTATTCCAGCTGTTATCCCTGCGAAAGAAGCCTTGATGAATTTTTCAACGATTACACAGCCTTTATTTGACCAGCAAGAATTACTTGAATCAGAAAACCAAAGACTGACTCGGCTGCGGGACGCCCTGCTGCCCAAGCTGATGTCCGGGGAAATCGACGTGTCGGAAGTGGAAATCTAA
- a CDS encoding DUF3644 domain-containing protein, protein MGRIRRVGSVKQELLQKSKEAALSAVQIFNNPNISFKAETYIVLMIIAWTYLLHAFYRSTGIEYRYFQTQANGKRKFDRTKNGAYKFWELERCLNDESSPLDKDTSNNLRFLIGIRHEIEHQMTTRIDDILSAKFQACCLNYDEYLRKLFNDSTMQRHLSFSLQFSSISDEQKEMLSDKKDLPGNIKSYILNFDKLLSDVEYGSPKYAYRILFVPKTANRKGQADQVIEFVKADSELAEKVNAHYAVIKETERPKFLPGQIVSYVQSKGYGKFRMHEHTMLVKQEDAKNTAKGFGVMIAGKDWRWYQSWLDFVLDHCQKNKSLYEGPVSLKKRA, encoded by the coding sequence ATGGGAAGAATTCGTAGAGTTGGTTCAGTAAAGCAAGAATTATTGCAAAAATCAAAAGAAGCTGCACTTTCTGCCGTTCAAATATTTAATAACCCTAATATTTCTTTTAAAGCTGAAACCTATATTGTCCTTATGATAATAGCCTGGACATATTTGTTACATGCATTTTATAGAAGCACAGGCATTGAATATCGCTATTTTCAAACTCAAGCCAATGGAAAAAGAAAATTTGATCGAACAAAAAATGGTGCATATAAATTCTGGGAACTCGAAAGATGTTTAAACGATGAATCCTCGCCATTAGATAAAGATACATCCAATAATTTACGTTTTCTCATTGGCATAAGACACGAAATAGAACACCAAATGACAACGCGTATAGATGATATTCTCTCCGCTAAATTTCAAGCCTGTTGTTTGAACTATGATGAATATTTAAGAAAATTATTTAATGACAGCACAATGCAGCGTCATCTATCATTTAGTTTGCAATTTTCATCTATTTCTGATGAACAAAAAGAAATGCTGTCTGACAAAAAAGATTTGCCAGGAAATATAAAGTCATATATTCTTAATTTTGATAAATTACTGTCTGATGTAGAATATGGATCTCCCAAATATGCTTATCGCATTCTTTTTGTTCCCAAAACGGCAAACAGAAAAGGACAAGCTGACCAAGTAATTGAATTTGTGAAAGCTGATTCTGAATTGGCAGAAAAAGTAAATGCTCACTACGCTGTCATAAAAGAAACAGAACGCCCTAAATTTTTACCTGGTCAGATAGTAAGTTATGTGCAGTCTAAAGGTTATGGAAAATTTAGGATGCATGAACATACCATGTTAGTCAAGCAAGAAGATGCTAAAAATACTGCAAAAGGATTTGGCGTAATGATTGCGGGAAAAGATTGGCGCTGGTATCAATCGTGGTTGGATTTTGTTTTGGACCATTGTCAAAAAAATAAATCGTTGTATGAGGGTCCAGTTTCATTAAAGAAAAGAGCATAA
- a CDS encoding restriction endonuclease subunit S — MKEYKLSELADIIGGGTPKTSRSDYWGGDIPWLSVVDFNNDFRHVFTTEKTITEAGLNNSSTRILYPGEIIISARGTVGVLAQVAKEMAFNQSCYGLRAKPGITCNDYLFYLLRHSIETIKKNTHGSVFDTITRDTFESISVILPDLKTQQKVASILTAFDDKIELNAQINHNLEGIAA, encoded by the coding sequence ATGAAAGAATATAAATTGTCTGAATTGGCAGATATTATAGGTGGTGGAACTCCGAAAACCTCTCGTTCAGATTATTGGGGTGGCGATATTCCCTGGCTTTCTGTTGTCGACTTTAATAACGATTTTAGACATGTATTTACAACCGAAAAAACAATTACAGAGGCTGGACTAAACAATAGTTCCACTCGAATATTGTATCCAGGAGAAATCATCATTTCTGCGCGGGGAACAGTTGGGGTATTGGCCCAGGTTGCAAAGGAAATGGCTTTTAATCAATCTTGCTATGGTTTAAGAGCAAAGCCTGGAATAACCTGTAATGACTATCTTTTTTATTTGCTGCGTCATTCCATCGAAACGATAAAAAAGAATACTCACGGCTCTGTTTTTGATACCATTACGCGGGACACATTTGAATCCATCTCAGTAATTTTACCAGACCTGAAGACACAACAAAAAGTTGCTTCAATTTTGACAGCCTTTGACGACAAAATTGAGCTGAACGCTCAGATAAACCATAATTTGGAGGGGATCGCTGCATGA
- a CDS encoding helix-turn-helix domain-containing protein, producing MDDRWLSMKEICAYLGVSHDTISRWIANYNMPSMKMGKCWKFKKDQIEGWLAKGGPEKSRKKINKA from the coding sequence ATGGACGATCGCTGGCTTTCAATGAAGGAAATTTGTGCTTACCTGGGCGTCAGCCATGACACGATTTCCCGCTGGATCGCCAACTATAATATGCCGTCAATGAAGATGGGTAAATGTTGGAAGTTTAAAAAAGACCAGATCGAGGGCTGGCTGGCAAAAGGCGGTCCTGAAAAAAGTAGAAAAAAAATTAACAAAGCGTAA
- a CDS encoding metallophosphoesterase — translation MHILCLSDLHLRSEAVVDAIDRKKLSPFLSGIAARVAEVSPGAVVVTGDTVCPAQVRLLSALLRSVISGDLPIVVTLGNHEFWGRTFEDTLEKLKAQTVADKNIFYLDLCGSVILDGVNFVGGTLFFDGSMRIRDNQRIDQWDGWQDWRIIDVESRYMEFNAYYVDMIRTSMKPGMPTALCTHHVPHVRLNGHEPGHYSFYTGMQDLVHDLPFDPLYNNYLICGHTHRRVIGEVVPGFMGVNVGSDYDRLESFVLEV, via the coding sequence ATGCATATCCTCTGCCTTTCCGATCTTCACCTGCGTTCCGAAGCGGTCGTTGACGCGATCGACCGGAAGAAGCTGTCTCCGTTTCTGTCGGGCATAGCGGCGCGTGTGGCCGAGGTTTCTCCTGGAGCCGTTGTCGTTACCGGGGACACCGTTTGCCCGGCCCAGGTGCGCCTGCTTTCGGCCTTGTTGCGAAGCGTGATCTCCGGCGACCTGCCGATCGTGGTCACGCTGGGCAATCACGAGTTCTGGGGCCGGACGTTTGAGGACACTTTGGAAAAACTGAAGGCGCAGACCGTTGCCGACAAAAATATCTTTTATCTGGACCTTTGTGGCAGCGTGATCCTCGATGGCGTGAACTTCGTCGGCGGAACGCTGTTCTTTGACGGCTCCATGCGCATCCGGGATAATCAGCGAATCGACCAGTGGGATGGCTGGCAAGATTGGCGGATCATCGACGTTGAAAGCCGCTACATGGAATTTAACGCTTATTACGTTGATATGATCCGGACCAGTATGAAGCCGGGGATGCCGACTGCGCTTTGCACGCATCACGTTCCGCACGTCAGGCTGAACGGTCACGAGCCGGGCCATTACAGCTTTTATACCGGCATGCAGGACCTTGTTCACGATCTGCCTTTTGATCCGCTTTACAACAACTATTTGATCTGTGGCCACACCCACCGGCGCGTGATCGGAGAGGTCGTTCCCGGCTTCATGGGAGTCAACGTCGGCAGTGATTACGACCGGCTGGAATCCTTTGTGCTGGAGGTATAA
- a CDS encoding type I restriction-modification system subunit M, with translation MTENTANIGFEKEIWDAACILRGNMDAAEYKQVVLGLIFLKYISDKFEARYNELMAEDPDFAEDRDEYTSCNVFFVPAEARWAKIADAAHTPEIGRTIDDAMILIEKENVRLKGILPKNFARPELDKRRLGDVVDLFTNIKMKDHGDTRDILGRTYEYCLAMFAEQEGKKGGEFFTPACVVKTLVEFLKPYNGRVYDPACGSGGMFVQSAKFVENHQGNINNISVYGQDSNPTTWKMAQMNLAIRGIEANLGNYNADTFFNDCHPTLKADFVMANPPFNLSDWGADRLKDDVRWKYGVPPSGNANFAWLQHMIHHLAPNGKIGMVLANGSLSSQSGGEGEIRKNIIEDDLVSCIVAMPTQLFYTTQIPVSLWFLSRNKKQKGKTCFIDARKMGTMVSRKLRMLTDADIQELAKTFDAYENGTLEDVKGFCAVATTAQIAEQDYILTPGRYVGIEEQEDDGEPFDEKMERLTTELSALFAKSHDLESEIKKNLKAIGFEVE, from the coding sequence ATGACAGAAAACACTGCGAATATTGGTTTTGAGAAAGAGATCTGGGATGCCGCTTGTATTTTGCGCGGAAATATGGATGCTGCGGAATATAAGCAGGTGGTTCTTGGGCTTATCTTTCTGAAATATATCTCGGACAAATTTGAGGCCCGCTATAATGAACTTATGGCGGAAGATCCGGACTTTGCGGAAGATCGGGACGAATACACCTCCTGCAATGTGTTCTTCGTTCCGGCGGAAGCACGTTGGGCAAAGATTGCAGACGCGGCTCATACGCCTGAAATCGGCAGAACCATTGACGATGCGATGATTCTGATTGAAAAAGAAAACGTCCGACTGAAAGGCATCTTGCCGAAGAACTTTGCCCGCCCGGAACTGGACAAACGCCGTCTGGGTGATGTGGTGGACCTTTTCACCAATATCAAGATGAAAGATCATGGCGACACCCGCGACATTCTGGGCCGCACTTACGAATACTGCCTTGCTATGTTTGCCGAACAGGAAGGCAAGAAAGGCGGAGAATTTTTCACACCAGCCTGTGTGGTTAAAACGTTGGTTGAATTCCTGAAGCCTTACAACGGCCGGGTTTACGACCCTGCCTGCGGGTCCGGTGGCATGTTTGTGCAGTCGGCAAAGTTTGTGGAAAACCACCAGGGCAATATCAACAATATTTCGGTTTACGGTCAGGACTCCAATCCGACCACCTGGAAGATGGCACAGATGAATCTGGCGATCCGGGGCATTGAAGCAAATCTGGGAAATTATAACGCGGATACCTTTTTCAACGACTGTCATCCGACTTTAAAAGCTGACTTTGTGATGGCAAATCCTCCCTTCAACCTTTCCGATTGGGGGGCGGATCGCCTGAAAGATGATGTTCGTTGGAAATATGGTGTGCCGCCGTCAGGCAATGCGAACTTTGCCTGGCTTCAGCACATGATCCACCACCTGGCTCCCAACGGCAAAATTGGCATGGTGTTGGCGAATGGTTCTCTTTCGTCCCAATCCGGCGGCGAAGGCGAAATCCGCAAAAATATCATTGAAGATGATCTCGTATCTTGTATCGTTGCAATGCCGACACAGCTTTTTTATACGACACAGATCCCGGTTTCGCTGTGGTTCTTGAGCCGCAATAAAAAGCAAAAGGGGAAAACCTGCTTTATTGATGCCCGCAAAATGGGAACGATGGTTTCCCGGAAACTGCGTATGCTGACCGATGCAGACATTCAGGAACTTGCAAAAACTTTTGATGCCTACGAAAACGGGACGCTGGAAGATGTCAAAGGCTTCTGTGCTGTTGCCACCACAGCCCAGATTGCCGAACAGGATTATATTCTGACTCCGGGCAGATACGTTGGCATTGAAGAACAGGAAGATGACGGCGAGCCTTTCGATGAAAAAATGGAACGCCTGACCACCGAACTTTCAGCACTGTTCGCAAAATCCCACGATCTGGAAAGCGAGATCAAAAAGAATCTGAAAGCCATTGGATTCGAGGTGGAATGA
- a CDS encoding helix-turn-helix domain-containing protein, which translates to MAKPTKEQKRKAKLKAKKQQAIHNQQSLTERLSIALEKLCEPVLPEYIDDSRGPDLTGRSIVWQMGMIAWNIHVTGRQELADCAFAGSKLDAEQQILVRKEIAGLVQRKIELYPRQMTAIRDVAATLVNGSPRAKARPGDTFPELPAKPVSEPKKPLCAEDIAALRKAMKLTQVKFGEIFGVTARKVSEWEHGKSQPSAEQSEKMNSLNKENVQ; encoded by the coding sequence ATGGCAAAGCCGACAAAAGAACAGAAACGGAAAGCGAAGCTCAAGGCAAAAAAACAGCAGGCGATCCATAATCAGCAGTCGCTGACGGAACGCTTATCCATTGCTTTGGAAAAGCTTTGCGAACCTGTCTTGCCGGAATATATTGATGACTCCAGAGGTCCGGATCTTACCGGACGGAGTATTGTCTGGCAAATGGGAATGATTGCTTGGAACATCCATGTTACCGGGCGGCAGGAGCTTGCCGACTGCGCCTTTGCCGGAAGCAAACTTGATGCAGAACAGCAGATTCTGGTCCGTAAAGAAATCGCCGGTCTTGTGCAACGAAAAATTGAACTTTATCCCCGGCAAATGACTGCGATCCGTGATGTTGCCGCAACGCTTGTAAACGGCTCTCCACGGGCGAAAGCCCGACCGGGGGACACTTTCCCGGAACTGCCAGCAAAGCCCGTCAGCGAGCCTAAAAAGCCCCTTTGTGCCGAAGACATCGCCGCTCTGCGTAAAGCGATGAAACTCACGCAGGTGAAGTTTGGAGAAATCTTCGGCGTTACTGCCAGAAAGGTCTCTGAATGGGAACACGGGAAGTCGCAGCCATCCGCAGAACAGAGTGAGAAGATGAACTCTTTAAATAAGGAAAATGTACAATGA
- a CDS encoding restriction endonuclease subunit S, translated as MKIVIVTIFMALCLFPAYGNHNLEEQAKAIFKSWFVDFDPFQNGAFVDSELGQIPAGWNVGTLKDMLEIRYGKDHKKLADGAIPVYGSGGLMRYAEKALFSGESVLIPRKGTLNNVMRVIGDFWTVDTMFYSVPKKAGAAKYTYHILSALDLASMNSGSAVPSMTTDILNAIKIVLPAENVLKEFDRLTSFFWETIETNKMESQRLAQLRDALLPKLMAGEIDVSEVEI; from the coding sequence ATGAAAATTGTTATCGTGACAATTTTTATGGCTTTGTGCCTGTTTCCTGCTTATGGAAACCATAATTTGGAAGAACAGGCAAAGGCAATCTTCAAATCTTGGTTTGTAGATTTTGATCCGTTCCAGAATGGAGCGTTTGTCGACTCTGAACTTGGACAGATCCCAGCAGGATGGAATGTAGGCACATTAAAAGACATGCTTGAAATACGGTATGGAAAGGATCATAAGAAATTGGCGGATGGAGCAATTCCTGTTTATGGATCGGGAGGACTTATGCGCTATGCCGAAAAAGCTTTATTTTCAGGGGAATCAGTTTTGATCCCTCGGAAAGGTACTTTGAATAATGTTATGCGGGTAATTGGCGATTTTTGGACCGTTGATACGATGTTTTATTCTGTGCCGAAAAAAGCAGGAGCAGCTAAATATACATACCATATTTTATCGGCCTTAGATTTAGCATCTATGAATAGTGGTTCTGCGGTTCCAAGCATGACAACAGATATACTTAATGCAATAAAAATCGTACTTCCCGCAGAAAATGTGTTAAAAGAATTTGACCGTTTGACATCTTTTTTCTGGGAAACTATTGAAACAAACAAAATGGAATCCCAAAGACTGGCACAGCTTCGTGACGCACTGCTTCCGAAGCTGATGGCCGGAGAAATTGACGTGTCGGAAGTGGAAATCTAA